Proteins from a single region of Lysinibacillus sp. JNUCC-52:
- the speB gene encoding agmatinase, which translates to MRFDEAYSGNVFIKSHPTYEDAQAVIYGMPMDWTVSYRPGSRFGPQRIREVSIGLEEYSPYLDRELEEVKYFDAGDIPLPFGNAQRSLDEIEKFIVKLLEDGKIPVGMGGEHLVSWPVMKAVSAKYDDLAIIHFDAHTDLRVEYEGEPLSHSTPIRKIAEHIGPKNVYSFGIRSGMKEEFEWAKENGMHISKFEVLEPLKEVLPTLAGRNVYVTIDIDVLDPAHAPGTGTVDCGGITSKELLASIHAIAASGVNVVGFDLVEVAPIYDTSEMTANTASKLLREMILGWVK; encoded by the coding sequence ATGAGATTTGATGAAGCTTATTCAGGGAATGTTTTTATAAAAAGTCATCCTACATATGAGGATGCTCAGGCAGTTATTTACGGCATGCCAATGGACTGGACAGTTAGTTATCGTCCAGGGTCACGTTTTGGCCCTCAACGTATTCGTGAAGTATCAATTGGACTAGAAGAGTATAGCCCATATTTAGATCGCGAGTTAGAAGAAGTGAAGTATTTCGATGCGGGGGATATTCCGTTACCATTTGGGAATGCACAACGTTCTTTAGATGAAATTGAAAAATTCATTGTGAAGCTGCTAGAAGACGGGAAAATACCTGTCGGCATGGGCGGGGAGCACTTAGTATCTTGGCCTGTTATGAAGGCTGTTTCTGCAAAATACGATGACTTAGCCATCATTCACTTCGATGCACATACTGATTTACGTGTTGAATATGAAGGCGAGCCATTATCACATTCAACGCCAATTCGTAAAATTGCAGAGCACATCGGGCCGAAAAATGTTTATTCATTTGGGATTCGTTCAGGTATGAAGGAAGAATTTGAGTGGGCGAAAGAAAACGGCATGCACATTTCAAAATTCGAAGTACTAGAGCCACTAAAAGAAGTGCTACCAACATTAGCAGGACGGAATGTTTATGTGACAATTGATATCGATGTACTAGATCCTGCACATGCACCTGGTACAGGTACAGTAGATTGTGGCGGCATTACGTCTAAAGAGTTGTTAGCTTCAATTCATGCAATTGCTGCAAGTGGTGTGAACGTTGTCGGCTTTGACTTAGTCGAAGTGGCACCAATCTATGACACATCAGAAATGACAGCCAACACAGCGAGTAAATTATTACGAGAAATGATTTTAGGCTGGGTGAAATAA